One stretch of Oncorhynchus clarkii lewisi isolate Uvic-CL-2024 chromosome 3, UVic_Ocla_1.0, whole genome shotgun sequence DNA includes these proteins:
- the LOC139405960 gene encoding trophoblast glycoprotein-like — protein MRFVSSLLCCKLEESRENTTLLRLWFFFAILVSDSACPDKCVCFTSTVKCVNQGLFMVPQPLPANTKTLFITGNNISHLTAGSFPVPLEQLTDLYLTGNQVELVGHNVLNNLPNLRLLDLSNNRILNFSAQAFPDYNKLLDLNLSRAFYNHSFMDELFSLLRSGGALQLTRLDLSNNDLVVLPEGMFSHLPNLTILNLQNNSLIFIRNGTLSVPPLRELDLRDNALRQLPNTTLMDFSLKPGLQVHLAGNPWLCDCNIEDLVAWLRSSEQVTDKQNMTCSDPEVLRQLPLLQIEDLELECTFSGEMKSVLETSYVFLGMVLALIGVIFLLVLYLNRKGIKRWIYNIRDACRDHMEGYHYRYEISSDPRLANLSLNSDI, from the coding sequence ATGCGTTTTGTGAGCTCATTGTTATGTTGTAAACTTGAAGAATCCCGGGAAAATACGACTCTGCTTCGTTTGTGGTTTTTCTTTGCCATCCTTGTTTCAGATTCAGCCTGTCCTGACAAATGCGTCTGTTTCACATCCACGGTAAAATGTGTGAACCAGGGCTTATTCATGGTTCCGCAACCATTGCCAGCAAACACTAAAACCCTGTTTATTACTGGGAACAACATTTCTCATCTCACAGCTGGGTCTTTCCCTGTGCCTCTTGAGCAGTTAACAGACTTGTATCTCACGGGAAACCAGGTGGAGCTGGTGGGCCACAATGTATTAAACAACTTGCCAAATCTCAGACTGCTAGACTTGAGTAACAACAGGATTCTGAATTTTAGTGCTCAAGCCTTCCCTGATTACAACAAACTGCTGGATCTGAACCTCAGCAGGGCTTTTTACAACCATTCTTTCATGGATGAGCTCTTCAGCCTGCTACGGAGTGGCGGAGCCCTTCAACTTACCCGCTTAGACCTGTCTAACAATGACCTGGTTGTCCTCCCTGAGGGCATGTTCTCCCACCTCCCCAACCTCACCATCCTCAACCTACAAAACAACTCCCTCATTTTCATCCGGAACGGGACGCTGAGTGTTCCTCCGCTCCGTGAGCTAGACTTGAGGGACAATGCCCTGAGGCAACTACCCAACACTACACTGATGGACTTCAGCCTCAAGCCTGGGCTTCAGGTGCATCTGGCAGGGAACCCTTGGCTCTGTGACTGCAATATTGAGGACCTTGTGGCCTGGCTGAGGAGCTCCGAGCAGGTCACAGACAAGCAGAATATGACCTGTTCTGACCCTGAGGTTCTGCGGCAGTTACCGTTGCTCCAGATAGAGGACTTGGAGTTGGAGTGTACCTTTTCAGGTGAAATGAAAAGTGTGCTGGAGACCTCGTATGTCTTCCTGGGCATGGTGCTGGCCTTGATCGGAGTGATATTTCTGCTGGTCCTCTACCTCAACAGGAAGGGGATAAAGCGTTGGATATACAATATTCGGGACGCGTGCAGGGACCACATGGAGGGCTACCATTACAGGTATGAGATCAGCTCGGACCCCAGGTTGGCCAACCTCAGTCTCAACTCCGACATTTAA